The sequence GGGTGTCGTAGCCGACGTCCCAGCGCAGGGCGATGTCCACCTCGCACTCACGCTCCACGTCCTGCATCGCCGAGCGGCCGTCCTCGCCCAGGACCGGGACCCGTTCGGAGAAGGTGCCGGAGCCCTGCAGCCGCCACACATCGGTGATGGGGCTGACGGAGGAGAGGTGGTCCACGAACTCGGAGATGCCGCCGTCGTAGTGGAAGACCTCCTCATGGGGTCCCATCTCGCCGGGAGTATCCGGCAGCCGGCGTTCGTCCCGCAGCGTGATCTTGAGTCCGGGGATGAGATAGGCGGTCTGCCGGGCCCGCTGCTGCAGGTCCTCGTAGGAGAACTTCGCATCGGGCGTGAAGATCTGCTCGTCCGCCCAGTACCGCACCCGGGTGCCGGTCTGCCCGCGCTTGGCCTTGCCCACGATCTCCATCGGCGAGTGGTCGGCCGAGGGAGTGAAGGCAGCGTCCGGCCGGGCGGTGGACCCCGTGTCCGTGAACTGACCGGGTTCGCCCCGGTGGAAGGACAGCTGGTGGATCTTGCCACCGCGGAACACCTGGACGTCCAGGCGGGAGGAGAGCGCGTTGACCACAGAGGCGCCCACCCCGTGCAGCCCACCCGAGGCACCATAGGAGCCGCCGCCGAACTTGCCACCGGCGTGCAGTTTGGTGAAGACCACCTCGACGCCGGACAGGCCGGTCCTCGGCTCGATGTCCACCGGGATGCCGCGGCCGTTGTCCTCGACCTCGACAGCGCCACCGGCGTGCAGGGTGACGGCGATGGACTGGCCATAGCCGCCCAGCGCCTCATCCACGGAGTTGTCGATGATCTCCCAGAGGCAGTGCATCAGGCCGCGGGAGTCCGTGGAGCCGATGTACATGCCGGGCCTCTTGCGGACGGCCTCGAGGCCCTCCAGCACGGAGAGGTGCCGGGCGTTGTACTCACTGCTGCGGGACATGCGTTTCCCTAACTTCCCTGATGACTGCTGCTGTGTCCCCTCGCTGGTTCACGAGGTGGTTGATGATCGTCCTTCAGGTTATCGGCACGTGGCGCCGTTCGGCGGGAACCCAGCGGGGACCGCGCCACATCAGCTGACCTCGAGCCGTGACGGGTCACGCCGGGCGCAACGGATACCGGCCACGTCGGGCGCCGGGGACAGAGCGCAGCTGGAGCACCACCAGGTACGCAATCAGCGAAAACCAGCCCTCCCCGCTCGCGCCTGCGAACAAAAGTGCGAGGATGATGGTTCCGTAGGTGTACGCAGTACCCTTCAAGTACCGATCCCCCCGGTCCCTGCGGACCGGCCCGAGGGGAACAGGGGCACCACATGAGGAGGCCAACATGACCACCACCGCCACGACGATTGAACCGCCGGTCCTGACCGGTGCCGACCGTTGCGACCGTTGCGGAGCCCAGGCCTACGTCCGCGCTGTCCTGCACAGCGGCGGCGAACTGCTGTTCTGCGGCCACCACTCCCGCGCAGTGGAAGAGACCCTTCGCCCGCAGACCACCCTGTGGCAGGACGAGACGAACAAGCTGCACGAGAAGCAGCCCGTGGACGATGACTGAGACTCTTCTCCCTCGGATCGCCACCCGTCCGGCTTCGGCTCATACCCGGCACTGACGCAGCCGATCCAGGACGTCCAGGATCAACGGCGTCCACGATCACAACCAAGGCCCGGCACCTGATGGTGCCGGGCCTTGGTGCTGCGGGGCGTGTCCCGCCGTCCGGGGCGCCTCACCCTCTGGTTCGGGGCGGCCGGCTCGGGACGGTCAGTCTCAGTCCAGGTAGTCGCGCAGCACCTGGGAGCGCGAGGGGTGCCGCAGCTTCGACATGGTCTTGGACTCTATCTGGCGGATGCGCTCGCGGGTGACCCCGTAGACCTTGCCGATCTCGTCCAGCGTCTTCGGCTGGCCATCCGTCAGGCCGTAGCGCATGGCCACCACACCCGCTTCGCGCTCGGCGAGCGTGTCCAGGACCGAGTGCAGCTGCTCCTGCAGGAGCGTGAAGCTCACGGCGTCGGCGGGCACCACGGCCTCGGAGTCCTCGATCAGGTCGCCGAACTCCGAGTCGCCGTCCTCACCCAGGGGAGTGTGCAGGGAGATGGGCTCGCGGCCGTACTTCTGGACCTCGACGACCTTTTCCGGGGTCATGTCCAGTTCCTTGGCCAGCTCCTCCGGGGTGGGTTCCCGGCCCAGGTCCTGGAGCATCTGACGCTGCACGCGGGCGAGTTTGTTGATGACCTCGACCATGTGGACCGGGATGCGGATGGTGCGGGCCTGGTCCGCCATGGCGCGGGTGATGGCCTGGCGGATCCACCACGTGGCGTACGTGGAGAACTTGAAGCCCTTGGTGTAGTCAAACTTCTCCACGGCGCGGATCAGGCCGAGGTTGCCCTCCTGGATGAGGTCCAGGAACAGCATGCCGCGTCCGGTGTAGCGCTTCGCCAGGGAGACGACCAGACGGAGGTTGGCCTCGAGCAGGTGGTTCTTCGCACGCCGGCCGTCAGCGATGATCAGTTCCATGTCCCGCCGCAGTCGGGCCTCCGTGGGTGGCTCGTCCTTCATCTTGTTCTCGGCGTACAGGCCGGCCTCGATACGCAGGGCCAGATCGACTTCCTGTTCCGCGTTGAGCAGGGCGACTTTGCCGATCTGCTTGAGATAGTCCTTGACCGGGTCGGCCGTGGCACCAGCGGACACGACCTGCTGGACCGGGGCATCGTCCTCCGCATCGGAGACAACGAATCCACCGCGGGTCCTGGTCTCCTCGGCCTCGGCCGAGGCTGCCGGGGCCTCAGTGGCCTCGTCGGTCTCAGCGTCGGAGTCGGACGACTCCACGGCCTCTTCCGAGGGCTTCGCGGCCGCAGCTTTGGTCCGTCCGGACTTCGCGGCGGCCTTGGTCGCCGTGGTCTTCGTGGCACTCGACTTCGGGGCGGACGTCCGAGCGGTGGCCTTGGCCGCCCCCTGGTCCTCCGCTACGGCGTCCTCGACGGCCGTGCTGCCCTGCGTCTCGGTCTTCTTGGAAGAAGTAGTCACTCAATACCTTTCGTACGGGCATCCCGAAGGGCCCCTAACGGTCAACACCACTATGACCCTGTCAAATCCGCTGGAACTGCACCCGGAGGCCACGGGATGACAATCCCGTTTTTCCGGACCCGCGGACGCAGGGTCTTCATGTGGTCAACGACCCCCCTGGCACTTTTGTTCCCGTCCTCACCATTTTTCTGAACCCCGAGGTGTGGTCGAGGATTTGGCAGGTGGAGGGATGTCAACGTGAACCGGGGGTCGGCCCCGCCGATTATGCCACGGCAGACACCGGACCGACGCATCAGGGTCTCCCGCGCGCCGCCTCAGATCGCCCGCTCGGTGGCGGGTACGGGGTGTCAGCCGGTCATGCGGGCCGTGGCCGACCATGCGGTCTCGCGCCGGGCCGCCCAGCCGGAGAGCATCCCCCGGTCCACGATCTCGCCCAGCAGCTGCCCCAGCGGGTAGTCCGGATCCTCGTGCCGGCACTCGAGCAGGATCCTGCCAGCGGCAGAACCTCGGCCCCTCGCCCATTCGACCCAGGCCGCCAGGCACCTCAGGGCCGACGCCACCGGCCCAGCGGACTCCGGCAGCAGCCCCGTGCAGGCGTTCTTGAGGTGGGCGATGCGCTCCCAGTCTGGCGCGCGGCGGCTGGCGGCGAGGATGACGGAAGAATAGAGCACTCCGTTGCCCTCGCGGGGTTCGGCCTCGAAGGCCAATGACGCCTCTGCGGGCAGGGTGCCGATCCAGGCGGCACCGGACAGGGCTCGCTCCAGGGTGAAGCTCGCGGCGGCGAGGAGGCAGTCTCGCCACTCGACCCGGAGCAGACCGGCCATCAAGACGGCCCTCTCGGTCGGCTGCTCCGGGAGCCCTTCACCCACCAGGACCCGTTCCCAGGCCTCGAGCCAGTACACCAGCTCCTCGAGGTCCTCGGCCTCATCCTCGGCACTAACCCCGTGGCCGATCTCCAGGATGTTCTGCAGCGCCCAGGCGAGCTCCACGGAGAAGTCCTCCGAGGCGGGCGGTAGCCCACTGCCCAGCGGTTCC comes from Citricoccus muralis and encodes:
- a CDS encoding DUF7455 domain-containing protein — protein: MTTTATTIEPPVLTGADRCDRCGAQAYVRAVLHSGGELLFCGHHSRAVEETLRPQTTLWQDETNKLHEKQPVDDD
- a CDS encoding RNA polymerase sigma factor, translated to MTTSSKKTETQGSTAVEDAVAEDQGAAKATARTSAPKSSATKTTATKAAAKSGRTKAAAAKPSEEAVESSDSDAETDEATEAPAASAEAEETRTRGGFVVSDAEDDAPVQQVVSAGATADPVKDYLKQIGKVALLNAEQEVDLALRIEAGLYAENKMKDEPPTEARLRRDMELIIADGRRAKNHLLEANLRLVVSLAKRYTGRGMLFLDLIQEGNLGLIRAVEKFDYTKGFKFSTYATWWIRQAITRAMADQARTIRIPVHMVEVINKLARVQRQMLQDLGREPTPEELAKELDMTPEKVVEVQKYGREPISLHTPLGEDGDSEFGDLIEDSEAVVPADAVSFTLLQEQLHSVLDTLAEREAGVVAMRYGLTDGQPKTLDEIGKVYGVTRERIRQIESKTMSKLRHPSRSQVLRDYLD
- a CDS encoding DUF4192 family protein, producing MHTDLPDDRVRPGLPASIPAPVKVAGVADLVSYIHHTMGFPPRNSLAAISMTGRNLGAVLRCDWDPGTVRTWADHSVYARQFAGHLARDQRADGCVAVLFRDDDDRQVEVDAASAGESASDHSSGRDVETEDEVGHAVDPTSESDRLLAAALERELSEAGLPLMELWLVARGRLWHVDCPAPGTCSGHGSPASWAETSVVNTSLIVEGSVVEEEPLGSGLPPASEDFSVELAWALQNILEIGHGVSAEDEAEDLEELVYWLEAWERVLVGEGLPEQPTERAVLMAGLLRVEWRDCLLAAASFTLERALSGAAWIGTLPAEASLAFEAEPREGNGVLYSSVILAASRRAPDWERIAHLKNACTGLLPESAGPVASALRCLAAWVEWARGRGSAAGRILLECRHEDPDYPLGQLLGEIVDRGMLSGWAARRETAWSATARMTG